A genomic window from Oikeobacillus pervagus includes:
- a CDS encoding immunity protein YezG family protein has translation MNTENLESIYQKVAIQLNNIIPEPWEKVMVYSEVDEYSDSTVFFYYPKNKQEPIYSLDIEDMEGIDEDETERQLNLLDSIFRELWEEFKRNKQEPWTNLTFELYSTGKFDIEFDYTLLEEENNYNHYERLIIWKYKRLGISPDEKRESDVKLIREYINTQK, from the coding sequence ATGAATACAGAGAACTTGGAAAGTATTTATCAAAAAGTAGCTATACAGTTAAACAATATTATTCCAGAACCATGGGAAAAAGTAATGGTATATTCAGAAGTTGATGAATATAGTGATTCGACGGTGTTTTTCTACTATCCAAAAAATAAGCAGGAACCAATATACAGTTTAGATATTGAAGATATGGAAGGGATTGATGAAGACGAGACTGAACGTCAATTAAATCTTCTTGACAGCATCTTTAGAGAGTTATGGGAAGAATTTAAAAGAAATAAGCAGGAACCTTGGACTAATTTAACATTTGAGTTATATTCTACTGGTAAGTTTGATATTGAATTTGATTATACTTTATTAGAGGAAGAAAATAATTATAATCATTATGAGAGATTAATTATATGGAAGTATAAAAGATTAGGAATTTCCCCTGATGAAAAGAGAGAAAGTGATGTGAAACTAATTAGAGAATATATTAATACACAAAAATGA